The following coding sequences lie in one Pristis pectinata isolate sPriPec2 chromosome 20, sPriPec2.1.pri, whole genome shotgun sequence genomic window:
- the inka2 gene encoding PAK4-inhibitor INKA2 isoform X1, protein MDNSLRRLKQELQSMKEAGDGLQDQMNCMMGALQELKLLQVQTALEQLEISGLRSQPPSIIPRQPRPRNGKEESKIRQCWQGTRLEGKSGNPGASGAPPASSNVSLPGLAGKPVSGWSGVNLKEAPSQEVQTSATSSVAFGRLKDGPASPSVDLGQREVAPTEVHRLSVASKPVGTSQASEGSNDWTSSLLSQSRNRQPLILGDNIFADLVGNWLDLPELEKMSQAAPVEGRGRRDHVPVLSKSQEFQKKLTLTANIFKKLLRSVRPDKGKRAQAPAGTPSEALAKRSSKASKQKVTFYFALRGNGTPSSRPLDGAGSGTTAPEEHNYRSNTCTRKLAQPLTGKHAQFDYNTVVWV, encoded by the coding sequence CAATCTATGAAGGAGGCTGGAGATGGACTCCAGGATCAGATGAACTGTATGATGGGCGCCCTCCAGGAGTTGAAACTCCTCCAAGTGCAGACAGCTTTGGAACAGCTGGAGATTTCAGGACTGCGAAGCCAACCTCCATCCATCATTCCCCGCCAGCCACGGCCGAGAAATGGGAAAGAGGAATCCAAGATCAGGCAGTGCTGGCAGGGCACCAGGCTGGAGGGGAAATCCGGCAACCCCGGTGCCAGTGGTGCCCCCCCTGCGTCAAGTAATGTGTCCTTACCTGGGCTGGCTGGCAAACCTGTGAGCGGCTGGTCAGGGGTTAATCTGAAGGAGGCTCCCTCTCAAGAGGTGCAGACATCAGCGACATCATCCGTGGCTTTTGGCCGTCTCAAGGATGGACCGGCATCGCCCAGTGTGGACCTTGGCCAACGAGAGGTTGCACCAACAGAGGTCCACCGGCTTTCTGTGGCCAGCAAGCCAGTTGGGACGTCCCAAGCCAGCGAGGGCTCCAATGACTGGACCTCCTCTCTGCTCTCCCAGAGCAGGAACAGGCAGCCCCTCATTCTGGGGGACAACATCTTCGCAGACTTGGTGGGCAACTGGTTGGACTTGCCGGAGCTGGAGAAGATGTCGCAGGCTGCCccggtggaggggaggggtcgaCGTGACCACGTCCCTGTTCTCAGCAAGTCTCAAGAATTCCAGAAGAAGTTAACCCTCACTGCCAATATCTTCAAGAAGTTGTTGAGGAGCGTGCGGCCAGACAAGGGCAAACGAGCCCAGGCACCAGCCGGTACCCCATCAGAAGCCCTCGCCAAGCGGTCAAGCAAGGCATCCAAGCAGAAGGTGACTTTTTACTTTGCACTGCGAGGCAATGGCACTCCAAGCAGTCGTCCCCTGGATGGGGCAGGGAGTGGGACCACTGCACCAGAGGAACACAATTACCGTTCCAACACTTGCACCAGGAAGCTGGCCCAGCCCCTGACGGGCAAACACGCTCAGTTTGACTACAACACAGTGGTCTGGGTCTGA
- the inka2 gene encoding PAK4-inhibitor INKA2 isoform X2 — translation MKEAGDGLQDQMNCMMGALQELKLLQVQTALEQLEISGLRSQPPSIIPRQPRPRNGKEESKIRQCWQGTRLEGKSGNPGASGAPPASSNVSLPGLAGKPVSGWSGVNLKEAPSQEVQTSATSSVAFGRLKDGPASPSVDLGQREVAPTEVHRLSVASKPVGTSQASEGSNDWTSSLLSQSRNRQPLILGDNIFADLVGNWLDLPELEKMSQAAPVEGRGRRDHVPVLSKSQEFQKKLTLTANIFKKLLRSVRPDKGKRAQAPAGTPSEALAKRSSKASKQKVTFYFALRGNGTPSSRPLDGAGSGTTAPEEHNYRSNTCTRKLAQPLTGKHAQFDYNTVVWV, via the coding sequence ATGAAGGAGGCTGGAGATGGACTCCAGGATCAGATGAACTGTATGATGGGCGCCCTCCAGGAGTTGAAACTCCTCCAAGTGCAGACAGCTTTGGAACAGCTGGAGATTTCAGGACTGCGAAGCCAACCTCCATCCATCATTCCCCGCCAGCCACGGCCGAGAAATGGGAAAGAGGAATCCAAGATCAGGCAGTGCTGGCAGGGCACCAGGCTGGAGGGGAAATCCGGCAACCCCGGTGCCAGTGGTGCCCCCCCTGCGTCAAGTAATGTGTCCTTACCTGGGCTGGCTGGCAAACCTGTGAGCGGCTGGTCAGGGGTTAATCTGAAGGAGGCTCCCTCTCAAGAGGTGCAGACATCAGCGACATCATCCGTGGCTTTTGGCCGTCTCAAGGATGGACCGGCATCGCCCAGTGTGGACCTTGGCCAACGAGAGGTTGCACCAACAGAGGTCCACCGGCTTTCTGTGGCCAGCAAGCCAGTTGGGACGTCCCAAGCCAGCGAGGGCTCCAATGACTGGACCTCCTCTCTGCTCTCCCAGAGCAGGAACAGGCAGCCCCTCATTCTGGGGGACAACATCTTCGCAGACTTGGTGGGCAACTGGTTGGACTTGCCGGAGCTGGAGAAGATGTCGCAGGCTGCCccggtggaggggaggggtcgaCGTGACCACGTCCCTGTTCTCAGCAAGTCTCAAGAATTCCAGAAGAAGTTAACCCTCACTGCCAATATCTTCAAGAAGTTGTTGAGGAGCGTGCGGCCAGACAAGGGCAAACGAGCCCAGGCACCAGCCGGTACCCCATCAGAAGCCCTCGCCAAGCGGTCAAGCAAGGCATCCAAGCAGAAGGTGACTTTTTACTTTGCACTGCGAGGCAATGGCACTCCAAGCAGTCGTCCCCTGGATGGGGCAGGGAGTGGGACCACTGCACCAGAGGAACACAATTACCGTTCCAACACTTGCACCAGGAAGCTGGCCCAGCCCCTGACGGGCAAACACGCTCAGTTTGACTACAACACAGTGGTCTGGGTCTGA